ATGCTCACAATAATGAAGGAGGATAACCATAAAGGAGTATCAAGTCAGGGTTGCTTTCAGTCAACCCAAGCAGCAACCACCGTCTCCGCCCTCGCACTATCCTCCAACATTTtgccctttctctcttcgCTCCGGGGATGGATGTCAACATCAACGTGCGAGACCCCCATCACCAGCCCGTCGTGAAACCCAGTCTCGACGCTCGTATCCAGAGGCCCCTTGGGGATGACGTCAAACCCCCATGTCAACTTGGCAATCGTGATCAGGGCTTGGTTCTCGGCATAGACCAGTCCGGGACACACGCGCCGGCCGATACCGAAGTTGTAGGTCGGATGGCGGTTCTGCCTCTTGGCGGCTTCCCGCATCGACGGCTTGACTCCCCACTCGTTGTCCAGGTATCGCTCGGGTCGGAACTCTTCGGGTGCGTCATACCACTCTTCGTCCATATGGATGGACCACGTGTGCAGCAGGAATGTGGTTCCTTTGGGGAACTTGAAGCCGCGGTAGGTGTCGTCTCGGGCGAGCACCCTTGGAAGCCCTGACGGGACTGCAGGGCGCCAGCGTATGGCCTGCGGATGTTAGCATTTCCTGTTCAATTACCGCGTTGAGACGCTGATCTGCTTACTTCTATCAGGCAAGCTCTCAAATAGACTGCCTTGTGAAGGTCTTCTGGTCCTGGTGATTCATCCCGCCAGATCGAGTCCACCTCAGCCTGGATTTGCTTCTGCACATCAGGGTATGCCCCCAGAATGAGCAGCATGCTGCTGGCCGTGGCAATGAGGGTATCAACAGCGGCATCCAacacgccggcgccgaagagaGCGAGCTCATGGTCCCCAAATTTCGAACCCTTTGGCCTCTCGCCCTCCATGATGAGCTTCGTCATGATTGACTCGTTCTCTGGGCCTCTCACACCCTGGGCAATCCTCGCGTGCTGGGCTTTGGCGCCGTTGAGCATGTGGTACCTGTATCTTTTCATGGCCAGATGCAGATTATCTGCCTCTCGCCTCCAAGCGGCGAGAAACTTGGGGATGTACTTCATGACAGGGAAAAGGTCAACTGGAGGCGCTTGGGCGGGCGTGATGAAACTGAGCCAAGTGTCCTGCACCTTGAAGTAGTCGTCTGTCGAAAGAACGCCACTCTCCGAAACAGCCTGTCCGCTGAGAATGGAGAGAGGTGTAGCCAGGGCCCATTGCTTCAAATGCTCGTGAAAGCTCTTTGGGTCTTCCATGATACGCTTCATCAGGACCGCGGAATGCGCGGTCTGCACTGTCATAGCACGTTGCAGCTCAGCAGTTCCGACGAGATGTCTCAAAGCCGTCCGCGTCTTTTTGATGTTGTGGTCGTTGTTCATGAACAGAAGCGTTCCCGGGTTGACGATTTGCGAGGTGATGTACGGCTGCTGTCGATCCGACTATATCGCGCCGCGCTTTTCGTAGAGCTCCCGCCCATGTTCGGCGCTCGACAAGATGACATAGTTGTCAGCCCCAATCTTGATACCGAAGATGTCGCCGTACGTCTTCTTCCACTCGTGGAACTTGAGGAAATTTTTCTCCGATGGCAGTTGCAGCACATTGCCCATGATCAgagctggaggagggccTGGTGGGAAGTCTTTGGGCCTCCTGGTTGAGAGAACCCAACTtccgaagatgaagacgagaATAGCCGCTGCGACAGCTGGAAGAATTGGATACCAGAGCAGGGAGACGATCCACATGATGTCTGTAACCTTTGTGGTGGTGTTGGGATCAATGAGGAACAAAGACTATGCCGAAGGGCGATGTTTTATTGCATTGAAGGGAACGAAGCCGACGTCTTGCGTCCGGCTTTTATGCTCAACGATTTCCCTCGCCGCTGCAGTTCTCTGTATCCTGATCACTTGTATCCGGCATTCATTGTACAACAACGCCAAGCAAGACATTGAGTGTTCCACTGCATATCCTGCGGCCCATCACGGGCATGGTTGAGTTTGACTGGCCAGCTCCAATCCCCCCGCCCGCGGCTGGTACACGAGGATAGACCAACTATGCAACTCAAGGCAGGCTGGCAGGCTGGCAGGCAATATTTCGAGCGTCTTGCAGGTAAATACGGCGCCCGCACAACGAATTCGACGAAGAGTCGTGACGATCAGTACAACCTTTAAGCATGAGCCGCGGGGTCAGTACATCTCCATTCAGGAAAAGGAATGAGACTCGGCATGCATGCGAGACGGGAGCGGGCATTGAGCCCAACCAATACCGCTCGAACCGTACTGCGTTGACAAGCTTGTGAAAGCCACCGTGGCCAGTCATGCAGCTTGTGTGTATTCAACCTTGGTCTGTCGGCCAGGTGGGTAGACATTGGCAAAATCTGGCTCATTTTGCCTGATATGGCATTCTCCTCGTCATTTTCAAGTGGCTAAAAGTGATATCATGGGTGTTTATACTAGCCATTGCTTTGGATGGAAGGGTGACATTGTGGCGACGGAAGGCAAACAGAGTCTTGGCAATTTGCCCGAGTTCGAAAGGGAGAGACGGCATATCCGGTGCAATCCAGTGGCCCAAGGGTTTATTTTTTAAACGAATGGTACTAACAAGATCAGAATCAGATTGGTTTTACAGACCAGCAATCTATCTCGGGCTAGGAGTGTGAAGATAGCAACCTTACAAGTAGACGCAAGTGTGTATTCAGTGCCTTTGCTGCGGTAAATACTTGAACATTGTGCTGGGAATCTTTGTGCATGTTGCAGTACAGCCGCAGGGTGATCTTCAGATATATTCAGGTCTGGAGATAGAGATTGACTCTCTGGAGTTGCAAGTAGACCCGAGACCTTGGTACATGATTTGTTTTTCACCTTTGTTACTAGAACTCAGAATATTGCTCAGCAGAATTACTAAAACAGTGAGCTTGAAGTTATTGGTGTTAGCCTGTAGCTACTTAATGGCCTAGAACTAGATACATGAGTAGCCGGGGCGTATTAGCAGACAGTTCTGAAGGAAAGTGTGGAAAACTTCGTCACTATCAGGATACAACGTGTTGAGGAGGGCCAAGGCTGTTGGGGATCAAGTACGAGGTTGAGTAGCAATGAGAAAGCCTACGGAGGTAAATCAGGTAGCAAAGTGTGGCCCAACCTCACTCTATTCACTCATTCTCTCACGTCTCACAGACTGCCTGACCCTTTCTCCAGTTGTCATTGCTGGTCGAATCTGTCTAGCACAATTCTTTAGATCAGCGCGGCTATAGACACAGTAGTAATAGACGTTACCAAATGGAAATCCTTGCTGGACTAAAGGCCTGATGCATATTTTACACGACGAGATATGCGCCTTGAGCTACAACTGTCACGCGCCTCTGTAATGTGAGTCTGCCACAGCATGAATTACAACGGCGATCCCATCAACCCTTTCATTTCCACGAATCACTTGGGTAAAGTTTAACACAAATCTTTCTCTCAGATCAATGAGTAGCAAGGAACTGGACTCGATTCTCGGTGATCTACAAGGACAGTAATGGGTTCGTGTTGAGCGAGCCATGAAGTCAGATAGTTTGTGCTATCCACAGCACGTCTTGGCAATTTACACTATTCTACCTGACACGCCTCCCACCCCAGAGTGTCTACCGGATTGTGCTACTGGCCAAACTTAATCATACAACGTTCTGCTCCCATCATCAACGTATTACTAATTCCGTTCGTTTAGCAGCAGCCGATCCCCTGTGCACGATACGATCTTCAACGGGCCGAATGTAGCGTCGTTCATCAAATGCAACCTGGCTCAAGCATGTGATGTCGTGCACTGGGCTGACAAGGCCACCCATAACTGAGGCTAGTAGTATCCCTTACCAACGTTGGTATTGTGGGGGTGGCCTCTCCAGTGTTTCCGGCCATATATATGCCTTGTTATCGCAGCACTGTCTTGGTTCCTATACCGAAACTAATTGTCATCCAAGATACCCTCCACCATCAAACAATGATAACCTGGCTATCGAGGTTGGCCACTGCTACGCATGCGGATAAACGTGCAATCACTCCGTGCACGGCATCATGCATTATCCAGGACCCGGGTACTATTTCAAGAACCACATC
This genomic interval from Colletotrichum higginsianum IMI 349063 chromosome 9, whole genome shotgun sequence contains the following:
- a CDS encoding Cytochrome P450; this encodes MWIVSLLWYPILPAVAAAILVFIFGSWVLSTRRPKDFPPGPPPALIMGNVLQLPSEKNFLKFHEWKKTYGDIFGIKIGADNYSDRQQPYITSQIVNPGTLLFMNNDHNIKKTRTALRHLVGTAELQRAMTVQTAHSAVLMKRIMEDPKSFHEHLKQWALATPLSILSGQAVSESGVLSTDDYFKVQDTWLSFITPAQAPPVDLFPVMKYIPKFLAAWRREADNLHLAMKRYRYHMLNGAKAQHARIAQGVRGPENESIMTKLIMEGERPKGSKFGDHELALFGAGVLDAAVDTLIATASSMLLILGAYPDVQKQIQAEVDSIWRDESPGPEDLHKAVYLRACLIEAIRWRPAVPSGLPRVLARDDTYRGFKFPKGTTFLLHTWSIHMDEEWYDAPEEFRPERYLDNEWGVKPSMREAAKRQNRHPTYNFGIGRRVCPGLVYAENQALITIAKLTWGFDVIPKGPLDTSVETGFHDGLVMGVSHVDVDIHPRSEERKGKMLEDSARAETVVAAWVD